The stretch of DNA TGCTTGAGGAGTTTACCGAACTCGCGGCGGATACGGAGGCTATCCTGCCTGCGTGGCGCGAATATGCCCTCACCCTTGGTCAGTACGTCCGCGTCGAAACGCCGAATGGCGACGTACTCGGTGAAGCCGTCGATGTCGAGTTCCCGGGAACGCTCGTGTTAAAAACTGACGACGGCACTGTGCGGATTTCGGCGGGCGAATGTGAGCACCTCCGGCCGGTTCAGTCGCGTTGAGAGGAAACGCGAACGGTCAGCACGGGAATATCTGAGGTTCTTACGACTTTCTCTGCGACGCTCCCGAGGAGCAAGCGGTCGATGCCACCCCGGCCGTGGGTACCCATGAAAATCAGGTCACAGTCTTCGGTTTTCGCGTAGCGGACGATTTCTTTACTCGGTGAGCCTTCGAGGAGGACACGTTTTACCGGAACCCGGCCGTCGATGAGCTCTTCGAGTCTGTTGAGTGCGGTGTCGCCTTCGTTCGAGAGCATTTCGTTCACACCATCCCAGGAGGTTTCCATCGGGAGATTGGCGAAGCTCGCCGTGTTGATGACGTAGACGGCGTGAATCGTCGCATCGTGAACCTGTGCGAGTTCGACGACCTGTTCGACGACGCTGTCGATGCCGTCAGAGCCGTCCGTTGGAACGAGAATGCGCTCGTACATCGTGTTAGTCGATAACACATTCAGCCCGACGACTCTTAACTGTTGTAGCGACGGTGCCGGTTGAGACTCCGTTATATGTACGAACTAAAACATATATTGGTGTGTTCGAAATATTGTCAGAAAAACTGTTCTCTGAGAGAAAGGTATCGTTAGAGATAGACGGCTTTCACGTCGCTCGCGCCAGCCCGTCGGACGACGGCTCTAACGACTTCGTTGGCACCGGTGAGGTTGTCCGAATCACCGTCTAACACCTGCAGCTTTGCTGGTCTGCCTGCTTCGAGGACGCCGTAGTCGAGCCCGGCGATTTCAGCGCCGTTGACGGTCGCCATTTGGAGAACGTCCGTGGCCGACACGTCCGCGAGTTTCGCGGTGAACTCCATCTCGCGAAACATCGAGGGGCTGTTGAGCATCACGTTGTCCGTACCAAGGGCGACCGTCGTCCGGTTGCACCACTCCGCGATTGGAGGGATGCCAACGTTCGTGACGAGATTCGACCGCGGGCAGACGACAATTGGGATGTTGTTGTCTTCGACCCGTTCGAAGTGAATCTGTTGGGGGTGTACCATGTGCACCAGAAAGTCCGGGTCTAAGTCGAGCGCCGGGTTGATGTCGAGTTCGTCACGCTCGCCCGCGTGGATGCCGAACAGTTTTCTAGCCTCACGAGTCGCAGTGCGCTCAGGCCCAAATTCGGCGTCTCTCGCGCCGCTTGCGCCATAGCCATCGCTCGCTTCCATCGCCGCAATCTCTTCGCGGCCGAGGATGACGGGTTCGACTGGCTGGCCGTCTGCGGCTTCTCTGAGCACTTCGACGCCTTCGGTGCCGCCTTCGCGGAACTCGATGAACGCCGCGGTGCCGGTCTGTTGCATGAACGAAATCGACCGGCGCATCGCGGAGACCATTTCTGACCGGTCTGCCGCTCGGAGCAATCGGTGTTTCAAGCCGTCTGGTGGCGCGACGAGCTCGTCGAGCGAGAGGCCGCCGCCTGCTTCTTTGGCAATCGAGTCGCCGATGTGCGTGTGGGCGTTTACGAACGCCGGGAGGATGATGTCCGTCGAGTCCGTGGGCGCTTCCTCGATGGCAGTGATTTCGCCGTCTTCGACGACGAGGCGTCCTTCGATGGGGTCGAACGACCGCCCGCGTAAAATTGTCCCTGTGAGTTCCATAGACGAGTGATTTTCCGCCATCTTATTCAAACTCGTCAAGTCGCGCGTGGATGCCGTGGCGTACATCTTGGACGAGCGCGCCGTCGATGTCAAGACCGAGTTCTCGGACGGCGGCGTTGCCGACGCGCTCTGCGACCGACGCTGGGGCGTAGACCCCGAATCGCCACTGGTCGCGCTGGGCGGTTTCGAGCGCGCCGACAAGCGTCGATTGCTGGTCGAGCGGGCGGATTTCACCGTTCACGATGACGCGCGTCGAGGACTCTTTCATTGTCGGCCGGGAGGGGATGTCGAGGAGCACTTCGTCTACGTCCACTTCGGCCTGTACCGCAATTTCTGTCTCCCACTCGTGGATTTGCTCGCGGCTTGCGTCGATGACGTCGTCGCCAACGTCGCGCATCTCCGCCCAGATGCCGCGTTTGTAGAGGTCGCGGTAGCTGAGGCGGTCTGCGAAGCCCTGTGTGCCGTCGAAGGTGCGGAGCGCGACGATGAGGTCGTGGTCGTCCATCCGGCGAAGCCGTTCCGGGGTGACGACGTCGTTTTCGAGCAGGTGTTCGGTCGCGCGTCGGAGCATCGTCTTCCCGATGCGGGCGACGTGGTGGTTGTAGACGGTTGGGTTCATCAACGCCCGCGCGAGCAGCAGGCTCTCTGCAGTCTGGACGTTGCCTTCTGCGAGGACGAGTTCGCCGTCAACGAAACGGAGTTCCCGGACGAGGCGACCGTGGTCGATTGTCCCGTAGGGGACGCCCGTGTGGTGGGCGTCGCGCAGGAGGTAATCCATCCGGTCTACGTCGAGTTCGCCCGAGACGAGTTGGCCGAGTTCGCCATCGCCCGCGACGAGGTCTGCGACCTTCTCCGGGTCGAGGTCGTGGGCGCGGAGGATATCGCCCACCGTCCCCTTGTCGAGCAGTTCGTGGACGTCGTCGTGGTACTTGCCCGTGTGGTGTTCGATGATGGTCTCGATGTTGTGCGAAAACGGCGTATGCCCAACGTCGTGGAGCAGGGCTGCCGCCCGGACGCGTTCTGCCTGTCTGCCTTCGACGCGGAGGTGGCGCAGGGCTTGGGTGGCGAGGTGATAGACGCCGAGGCTGTGTTCGAATCGTGAGTGGTTCGCAGAGGGGTACACCAGCCCCGCAGTGCCCAACTGCTTTACATGGCGAAGGCGCTGGACTTCCGGGGTGTCGAGTAAGTCCTGGGCAACGCCGCCAACCTCGATGTGGTCGTGGACGCTGTCCTTTATATGCTTCATACGCCCCCGTTCGGCGGCTTGGTACAAAACATCGCGGCCGGAGCGAAGGCATGTAATCCGACCATCCGTGAGGCGTGTAACCACGCACCATTCAATTCACTGAAAGAAGGCAGAAAAAATAGGAAGAATGTTAACGACAGACTGGTTAGCCCGGCATGATGCCTACTGACAAACAAGC from Haladaptatus sp. ZSTT2 encodes:
- a CDS encoding HD domain-containing protein; the protein is MKHIKDSVHDHIEVGGVAQDLLDTPEVQRLRHVKQLGTAGLVYPSANHSRFEHSLGVYHLATQALRHLRVEGRQAERVRAAALLHDVGHTPFSHNIETIIEHHTGKYHDDVHELLDKGTVGDILRAHDLDPEKVADLVAGDGELGQLVSGELDVDRMDYLLRDAHHTGVPYGTIDHGRLVRELRFVDGELVLAEGNVQTAESLLLARALMNPTVYNHHVARIGKTMLRRATEHLLENDVVTPERLRRMDDHDLIVALRTFDGTQGFADRLSYRDLYKRGIWAEMRDVGDDVIDASREQIHEWETEIAVQAEVDVDEVLLDIPSRPTMKESSTRVIVNGEIRPLDQQSTLVGALETAQRDQWRFGVYAPASVAERVGNAAVRELGLDIDGALVQDVRHGIHARLDEFE
- a CDS encoding amidohydrolase family protein, whose amino-acid sequence is MELTGTILRGRSFDPIEGRLVVEDGEITAIEEAPTDSTDIILPAFVNAHTHIGDSIAKEAGGGLSLDELVAPPDGLKHRLLRAADRSEMVSAMRRSISFMQQTGTAAFIEFREGGTEGVEVLREAADGQPVEPVILGREEIAAMEASDGYGASGARDAEFGPERTATREARKLFGIHAGERDELDINPALDLDPDFLVHMVHPQQIHFERVEDNNIPIVVCPRSNLVTNVGIPPIAEWCNRTTVALGTDNVMLNSPSMFREMEFTAKLADVSATDVLQMATVNGAEIAGLDYGVLEAGRPAKLQVLDGDSDNLTGANEVVRAVVRRAGASDVKAVYL
- a CDS encoding universal stress protein, producing the protein MYERILVPTDGSDGIDSVVEQVVELAQVHDATIHAVYVINTASFANLPMETSWDGVNEMLSNEGDTALNRLEELIDGRVPVKRVLLEGSPSKEIVRYAKTEDCDLIFMGTHGRGGIDRLLLGSVAEKVVRTSDIPVLTVRVSSQRD